Proteins from one Streptomyces sp. NBC_00289 genomic window:
- the rpsJ gene encoding 30S ribosomal protein S10 has product MAGQKIRIRLKAYDHEVIDSSAKKIVETVTRTGASVAGPVPLPTEKNVYCVIKSPHKYKDSREHFEMRTHKRLIDILDPTPKTVDSLMRLDLPAGVDIEIKL; this is encoded by the coding sequence ATGGCGGGACAGAAGATCCGCATCCGGCTCAAGGCCTACGACCACGAGGTCATCGACTCCTCGGCGAAGAAGATCGTCGAGACGGTGACGCGCACTGGTGCGTCGGTCGCGGGCCCGGTGCCGCTGCCCACTGAGAAGAACGTGTACTGCGTCATCAAGTCGCCGCACAAGTACAAGGACTCGCGCGAGCACTTCGAGATGCGCACGCACAAGCGCCTGATCGACATTCTCGACCCGACTCCCAAGACCGTTGACTCTCTGATGCGACTCGACCTCCCGGCCGGTGTCGACATCGAGATCAAGCTCTGA
- the tuf gene encoding elongation factor Tu: MAKAKFERTKPHVNIGTIGHIDHGKTTLTAAITKVLHDAYPDINEASAFDQIDKAPEERQRGITISIAHVEYQTETRHYAHVDCPGHADYIKNMITGAAQMDGAILVVAATDGPMPQTKEHVLLARQVGVPYIVVALNKADMVDDEEILELVELEVRELLSEYEFPGDDLPVVKVSALKALEGDAEWGKTVLDLMKAVDENIPQPERDVDKPFLMPIEDVFTITGRGTVVTGRIERGVLKVNETVDIVGIKTEKTTTTVTGIEMFRKLLDEGQAGENVGLLLRGIKREDVERGQVIIKPGSVTPHTSFEAQAYILSKDEGGRHTPFFNNYRPQFYFRTTDVTGVVTLPEGTEMVMPGDNTEMTVELIQPVAMEEGLKFAIREGGRTVGAGQVTKINK; this comes from the coding sequence GTGGCGAAGGCGAAGTTCGAGCGGACTAAGCCGCACGTCAACATCGGCACCATCGGTCACATCGACCACGGTAAGACGACCCTCACGGCCGCCATTACCAAGGTGCTGCACGACGCGTACCCGGACATCAACGAGGCCTCGGCGTTCGACCAGATCGACAAGGCTCCTGAGGAGCGCCAGCGCGGTATCACCATCTCGATCGCGCACGTCGAGTACCAGACCGAGACGCGTCACTACGCCCACGTCGACTGCCCCGGTCACGCGGACTACATCAAGAACATGATCACGGGTGCGGCGCAGATGGACGGCGCCATCCTCGTTGTCGCCGCCACGGACGGCCCGATGCCGCAGACCAAGGAGCACGTGCTCCTGGCCCGCCAGGTCGGCGTTCCGTACATCGTTGTCGCCCTGAACAAGGCCGACATGGTGGACGACGAGGAGATCCTGGAGCTCGTCGAGCTCGAGGTCCGTGAGCTGCTCTCCGAGTACGAGTTCCCGGGCGACGACCTGCCGGTCGTCAAGGTCTCGGCGCTCAAGGCGCTCGAGGGTGACGCCGAGTGGGGCAAGACCGTCCTCGACCTGATGAAGGCCGTCGACGAGAACATCCCGCAGCCCGAGCGTGACGTCGACAAGCCGTTCCTCATGCCGATCGAGGACGTCTTCACGATCACCGGTCGTGGCACCGTCGTCACCGGTCGTATCGAGCGTGGTGTCCTCAAGGTCAACGAGACCGTCGACATCGTCGGCATCAAGACCGAGAAGACCACCACCACGGTCACCGGCATCGAGATGTTCCGCAAGCTGCTCGACGAGGGCCAGGCCGGTGAGAACGTCGGTCTGCTGCTTCGTGGCATCAAGCGCGAGGACGTCGAGCGCGGCCAGGTCATCATCAAGCCCGGCTCGGTCACCCCGCACACCTCGTTCGAGGCGCAGGCGTACATCCTGTCCAAGGACGAAGGCGGCCGTCACACGCCGTTCTTCAACAACTACCGCCCGCAGTTCTACTTCCGTACGACCGACGTGACCGGCGTCGTGACCCTCCCCGAGGGTACCGAGATGGTCATGCCGGGCGACAACACTGAGATGACCGTTGAGCTCATCCAGCCCGTCGCGATGGAAGAGGGCCTGAAGTTCGCCATCCGTGAGGGTGGCCGGACCGTGGGCGCCGGCCAGGTCACCAAGATCAACAAGTAG
- a CDS encoding acyltransferase family protein: MRGSPGESSTSLPVVSRFQQPLPALADQPTRQLRTVQAGGPATAAPQSPRRRPRLYAIDGIRLMAALMVALHHYAGTRRVDQPHNLVWDRPVSDIMPTVYRFAAYGWIGVEIFFVISGFVICMSCWGRSPRQFFVSRVIRLYPAYWFATAFTTAVLVALPGVWDRLRLRDVLLNLTMLQTGSGVRNVDGVYWTLWSELRFYLLFLAVVATGLTYRKVVVFCCVWGTAAMLAPVSGFPLLELVANPDGAWYFIAGLALYLMHRFGQDLLLWGILAMAWLMGQRELGRRIDEVEHVSGWRGSVLIFTVFLLVMVAVALGATDRVRGKWLVTAGSLTYPLYLVHYAAGTTVINRLRDTMDARLLVATVIAGFLALGWLVHRFVERPVARLLKRGLDTSFARLRNAG, encoded by the coding sequence ATGCGTGGCTCGCCCGGCGAATCGTCGACGTCCCTGCCGGTCGTGAGCCGGTTCCAGCAGCCGCTCCCCGCGCTCGCCGACCAGCCGACACGGCAACTGCGGACGGTACAGGCCGGCGGACCTGCCACCGCGGCCCCCCAGAGCCCCCGCCGACGGCCCCGGCTGTACGCCATCGACGGCATCCGGCTGATGGCCGCCCTGATGGTGGCCCTGCACCACTACGCCGGCACCCGCCGCGTCGACCAGCCGCACAACCTGGTCTGGGACCGGCCGGTGTCGGACATCATGCCGACGGTGTACCGCTTCGCCGCCTACGGCTGGATCGGCGTCGAGATCTTCTTCGTCATCAGCGGCTTCGTGATCTGCATGTCCTGCTGGGGCCGAAGCCCGCGCCAGTTCTTCGTCTCCCGGGTCATCCGGCTCTACCCGGCGTACTGGTTCGCCACGGCCTTCACCACGGCCGTCCTGGTGGCCCTGCCGGGCGTGTGGGACCGGCTGAGGCTGCGGGACGTCCTGCTCAACCTCACGATGCTGCAGACCGGCTCAGGGGTGCGGAACGTCGACGGCGTCTACTGGACCCTCTGGTCGGAGCTGCGCTTCTACCTGCTCTTCCTGGCCGTCGTCGCCACCGGCCTGACGTACCGCAAGGTGGTCGTCTTCTGCTGCGTGTGGGGCACCGCCGCCATGCTCGCCCCGGTCTCGGGCTTCCCCCTGCTGGAGCTGGTCGCGAACCCTGACGGAGCCTGGTACTTCATCGCCGGGCTGGCCCTCTACCTCATGCACCGGTTCGGCCAGGACCTCCTGTTGTGGGGCATCCTCGCCATGGCGTGGCTGATGGGCCAGCGGGAGCTGGGGCGACGGATCGACGAGGTCGAACACGTCTCCGGCTGGCGCGGCAGCGTGCTGATCTTCACCGTGTTCCTGCTCGTCATGGTCGCCGTCGCGCTGGGTGCGACGGACCGCGTGCGCGGGAAGTGGCTGGTCACGGCCGGCAGCCTGACCTACCCGCTGTATCTCGTCCACTACGCGGCCGGTACGACCGTGATCAACCGCCTGCGTGACACCATGGACGCCCGGCTGCTGGTCGCAACGGTGATCGCCGGCTTCCTGGCCCTGGGCTGGCTGGTCCACCGTTTCGTGGAGCGGCCGGTGGCGAGGCTGCTGAAGCGGGGCCTGGACACGTCCTTCGCCCGCCTGCGGAACGCGGGGTAG
- the rplD gene encoding 50S ribosomal protein L4 codes for MSTVDILSPAGDKTGTVELPAEIFDVEKISIPLLHQVVVAQLAAARQGTHKTKTRAEVRGGGRKPYRQKGTGRARQGSTRAPQFAGGGVVHGPTPRDYSQRTPKKMKAAALRHALTDRARNARIHVVSGVIEGETPSTKAAKSLFGKISERKNLLLVIDRADEAAWLSARNLPQIHILEPGQLNTYDVLVSDDVVFTQAAFESFVSGPKAADTEGSEA; via the coding sequence ATGAGCACTGTTGACATCCTTTCGCCGGCAGGCGACAAGACCGGGACGGTCGAGCTCCCCGCGGAGATCTTCGACGTCGAGAAGATCAGCATCCCGCTGCTTCACCAGGTCGTCGTCGCCCAGCTGGCCGCTGCCCGCCAGGGCACGCACAAGACCAAGACCCGCGCCGAGGTCCGTGGTGGCGGTAGGAAGCCCTACCGTCAGAAGGGCACCGGCCGCGCCCGCCAGGGTTCGACCCGTGCGCCGCAGTTCGCCGGCGGTGGCGTCGTTCACGGCCCCACCCCGCGTGACTACTCGCAGCGGACCCCGAAGAAGATGAAGGCCGCGGCCCTGCGCCACGCCCTCACCGACCGGGCCCGCAACGCTCGTATCCACGTCGTCTCCGGCGTGATCGAGGGCGAGACCCCGTCCACGAAGGCCGCGAAGTCGCTGTTCGGCAAGATCTCGGAGCGCAAGAACCTGCTCCTGGTCATCGACCGCGCCGACGAGGCCGCGTGGCTGTCCGCCCGCAACCTGCCCCAGATCCACATCCTGGAGCCGGGCCAGCTGAACACGTACGACGTTCTCGTCTCGGACGACGTGGTCTTCACCCAGGCCGCTTTCGAGTCCTTCGTGTCTGGCCCCAAGGCCGCTGACACCGAAGGGAGCGAAGCCTGA
- the rplC gene encoding 50S ribosomal protein L3 — protein sequence MAKQIKGILGEKLGMTQVWDENNRVVPVTVVKAGPNVVTQVRTNDVDGYESVQIAFGEIDPRKVNKPLKGHFAKADVTPRRHLVEIRTADASEYILGQEITAETFEAGVKVDVTGKSKGKGFAGVMKRHNFKGLGAGHGVQRKHRSPGSIGGCATPGRVFKGVRMAGRMGNERVTTQNLTVHAVDAEKGLLLIKGAIPGPNGGLVLVRTAAKGA from the coding sequence ATGGCTAAGCAGATCAAGGGCATCCTGGGCGAGAAGCTCGGCATGACGCAGGTGTGGGACGAGAACAACCGTGTTGTTCCGGTCACCGTCGTCAAGGCCGGCCCCAACGTCGTCACCCAGGTCCGTACGAACGATGTCGACGGCTACGAGTCGGTCCAGATCGCCTTCGGCGAGATCGACCCGCGCAAGGTGAACAAGCCCCTCAAGGGTCACTTCGCCAAGGCCGACGTCACCCCCCGCCGTCACCTCGTCGAGATCCGTACCGCTGACGCCAGCGAGTACATCCTCGGCCAGGAGATCACCGCCGAGACCTTCGAGGCCGGCGTCAAGGTGGACGTGACCGGCAAGAGCAAGGGCAAGGGCTTCGCCGGTGTCATGAAGCGTCACAACTTCAAGGGCCTCGGCGCCGGCCACGGTGTCCAGCGCAAGCACCGCTCTCCCGGTTCCATCGGTGGCTGCGCCACCCCGGGCCGTGTGTTCAAGGGCGTCCGCATGGCGGGCCGCATGGGCAACGAGCGGGTCACCACCCAGAACCTGACCGTCCACGCCGTTGACGCGGAGAAGGGTCTGCTGCTCATCAAGGGCGCGATTCCTGGTCCGAACGGCGGCCTCGTCCTGGTCCGCACCGCGGCCAAGGGGGCCTGA
- the fusA gene encoding elongation factor G has product MATTSLDLARVRNIGIMAHIDAGKTTTTERILFYTGVSYKIGEVHDGAATMDWMEQEQERGITITSAATTCHWPLDDNDYTINIIDTPGHVDFTVEVERSLRVLDGAVTVFDGVAGVEPQSETVWRQADRYGVPRICFVNKLDRTGAEFHRCVDMIKDRLGAVPIIMQLPIGAEMDFKGVVDLVRMKALVWSAEAAKGEMYDVVDIPATHAEAAEEYRGKLVETVAENDDEIMELFLEGQEPTEEQLYAAIRRVTIASGKSDGITVTPVFCGTAFKNKGVQPLLDAVVRYLPTPLDVEAIEGHDVKDPEVVVKRKPSVDEPLSALAFKIMSDPHLGKLTFVRVYSGRLETGTAVLNSVKGKKERIGKIYRMHANKREEIEAVGAGDIVAVMGLKQTTTGETLCDDKSPVILESMDFPAPVIQVAIEPKSKGDQEKLGVAIQRLAEEDPSFHVHSDEETGQTILGGMGELHLEVLVDRMKREFRVEANVGKPQVAYRETIRKAVERVDYTHKKQTGGTGQFAKVQIAIEPITEADGPAYEFVNKVTGGRIPREYIPSVDAGAQEAMQFGILAGYEMTGVRVTLLDGGYHEVDSSELAFKIAGSQAFKEAARKASPVLLEPMMAVEVTTPEDYMGEVIGDINSRRGQIQAMEERAGARVVKGLVPLSEMFGYVGDLRSKTSGRASYSMQFDSYAEVPRNVAEEIIAKAKGE; this is encoded by the coding sequence ATGGCTACCACTTCACTTGACCTGGCCAGGGTCCGCAACATCGGGATCATGGCCCACATCGACGCGGGCAAGACGACCACCACCGAGCGGATCCTCTTCTACACCGGCGTCAGCTACAAGATCGGTGAGGTCCACGACGGCGCCGCCACCATGGACTGGATGGAGCAGGAGCAGGAGCGTGGCATCACGATCACCTCTGCTGCCACCACCTGTCACTGGCCGCTCGATGACAACGACTACACCATCAACATCATCGACACCCCGGGTCACGTCGACTTCACCGTCGAGGTGGAGCGCTCGCTGCGCGTCCTCGACGGTGCCGTCACGGTGTTCGACGGTGTCGCCGGTGTCGAGCCGCAGTCCGAGACGGTGTGGCGTCAGGCCGACCGTTACGGCGTGCCGCGCATCTGCTTCGTCAACAAGCTCGACCGGACCGGCGCGGAGTTCCACCGCTGCGTGGACATGATCAAGGACCGGCTCGGTGCCGTTCCGATCATCATGCAGCTGCCGATCGGTGCCGAGATGGACTTCAAGGGCGTTGTGGACCTGGTCCGCATGAAGGCGCTCGTGTGGTCCGCCGAGGCGGCGAAGGGCGAGATGTACGACGTCGTCGACATCCCCGCCACGCACGCCGAGGCCGCCGAGGAGTACCGCGGCAAGCTGGTCGAGACCGTCGCCGAGAACGACGACGAGATCATGGAGCTGTTCCTGGAGGGCCAGGAGCCCACCGAGGAGCAGCTGTACGCCGCGATCCGTCGTGTCACCATCGCGTCCGGCAAGTCCGACGGCATCACGGTCACCCCGGTGTTCTGCGGTACCGCGTTCAAGAACAAGGGCGTCCAGCCCCTGCTCGACGCGGTCGTGCGCTACCTGCCGACCCCGCTCGACGTCGAGGCCATCGAGGGCCACGACGTCAAGGACCCCGAGGTCGTCGTCAAGCGCAAGCCGTCCGTGGACGAGCCGCTGTCCGCGCTGGCGTTCAAGATCATGAGCGACCCGCACCTGGGCAAGCTCACCTTCGTCCGGGTTTACTCGGGCCGCCTGGAGACCGGCACGGCCGTGCTGAACTCCGTCAAGGGCAAGAAGGAGCGCATCGGCAAGATCTACCGCATGCACGCGAACAAGCGTGAGGAGATCGAGGCGGTGGGCGCCGGCGACATCGTCGCCGTGATGGGTCTGAAGCAGACCACGACCGGTGAGACGCTCTGCGACGACAAGAGCCCGGTGATCCTGGAGTCCATGGACTTCCCGGCGCCGGTCATCCAGGTCGCGATCGAGCCCAAGTCCAAGGGTGACCAGGAGAAGCTGGGTGTCGCCATCCAGCGTCTCGCGGAGGAGGACCCCTCCTTCCACGTTCACTCGGACGAGGAGACCGGCCAGACCATCCTCGGCGGTATGGGCGAGCTGCACCTCGAGGTGCTGGTCGACCGTATGAAGCGCGAGTTCAGGGTCGAGGCCAACGTCGGTAAGCCGCAGGTCGCCTACCGCGAGACGATCCGCAAGGCCGTCGAGCGCGTGGACTACACCCACAAGAAGCAGACCGGTGGTACCGGTCAGTTCGCCAAGGTGCAGATCGCGATCGAGCCCATCACCGAGGCCGACGGTCCGGCGTACGAGTTCGTGAACAAGGTCACCGGTGGCCGTATCCCGCGGGAGTACATCCCCTCGGTGGACGCCGGTGCGCAGGAGGCCATGCAGTTCGGCATCCTCGCGGGCTACGAGATGACGGGCGTCCGCGTCACGCTTCTCGACGGTGGCTACCACGAGGTCGACTCCTCCGAGCTCGCGTTCAAGATCGCCGGCTCGCAGGCCTTCAAGGAGGCCGCGCGCAAGGCCAGCCCCGTGCTGCTCGAGCCGATGATGGCCGTCGAGGTCACCACGCCCGAGGACTACATGGGTGAGGTCATCGGCGACATCAACTCCCGCCGTGGCCAGATCCAGGCCATGGAGGAGCGGGCCGGTGCCCGCGTCGTGAAGGGCCTCGTGCCCCTCTCGGAGATGTTCGGCTACGTCGGAGACCTCCGCAGCAAGACCTCGGGTCGCGCAAGCTACTCGATGCAGTTCGACTCCTACGCCGAGGTTCCGCGGAACGTCGCCGAGGAGATCATCGCGAAGGCCAAGGGCGAGTAA